A stretch of Chloroflexota bacterium DNA encodes these proteins:
- a CDS encoding inorganic phosphate transporter, which translates to MSSDTAITIALIVTAVGFDFLNGFHDSANVVATTISSRALSPRKALVLAALAEAAGPFLFGVAVATTIGHDIVSPTAIGPTVIFAGLLGAIAWNIITWILGIPSSSSHALIGGLVGAVAVAHGFSAIQVAGIRKTVIALFTSPILGLIVGYLFMKLLMWLSRAATPRANDFFKGAQVLTSIGLALSHGTNDAQKSMGIITMALVSGGLIESFHVPVWVIALCASAIALGTFTGAWRIIRTLGAKFYRIRPIHGFSAQAASAAVILGAAVLGGPVSTTQVVSSTIIGVGSAERVSKVRWGVAGDIAVAWLLTIPASMLMSALIYIPLHAWLG; encoded by the coding sequence ATGAGTTCCGACACCGCCATCACCATCGCGCTCATCGTCACGGCTGTAGGTTTTGATTTTCTGAACGGCTTCCACGACAGCGCCAACGTCGTCGCCACGACCATCTCATCGCGCGCCCTGTCGCCGAGGAAGGCGTTGGTTCTTGCTGCCCTCGCCGAGGCCGCCGGCCCCTTCCTGTTCGGCGTTGCCGTCGCCACCACCATAGGCCACGACATCGTCTCGCCCACGGCCATCGGCCCGACCGTCATCTTCGCCGGCCTGCTCGGCGCCATCGCCTGGAACATCATCACGTGGATTCTCGGCATCCCGTCCAGTTCCTCCCATGCGCTCATCGGCGGGCTTGTCGGCGCGGTCGCCGTCGCCCATGGCTTCTCGGCCATCCAGGTCGCGGGCATCCGCAAGACCGTCATCGCCCTTTTCACGTCGCCCATCCTGGGCCTAATCGTCGGCTACCTCTTCATGAAACTCCTCATGTGGCTTTCGCGGGCCGCCACGCCCCGCGCCAATGACTTCTTCAAGGGCGCGCAGGTGCTCACCTCCATCGGCCTGGCCCTGAGCCACGGCACGAACGACGCGCAGAAGTCCATGGGGATCATCACCATGGCCCTGGTGAGCGGTGGGCTGATAGAGTCCTTCCACGTGCCCGTATGGGTCATCGCGCTTTGCGCCAGCGCCATCGCCCTCGGCACGTTCACCGGCGCCTGGCGCATCATCCGCACGCTGGGCGCCAAGTTCTACCGCATCCGCCCCATCCACGGCTTCAGCGCGCAGGCCGCATCCGCCGCCGTCATCCTAGGCGCGGCCGTACTGGGCGGGCCGGTCAGCACTACGCAGGTCGTGAGTTCCACCATCATCGGGGTCGGCTCGGCCGAGCGCGTGTCCAAAGTACGCTGGGGGGTGGCAGGCGACATCGCCGTTGCCTGGCTACTCACCATCCCGGCGTCCATGCTGATGTCCGCGCTCATCTACATCCCGCTTCATGCGTGGCTCGGCTAA